The Candidatus Binatia bacterium genome includes a window with the following:
- a CDS encoding type II toxin-antitoxin system HicB family antitoxin, whose product MRPAGSRAAPTPARNLRPAGQRPAFHASCPALKGCHTWGNTEAEALANAREAIELYVADLRETGEPIPVDPERGITEMDTPAVVVSA is encoded by the coding sequence ATGCGACCGGCCGGGTCGCGGGCGGCGCCGACGCCGGCGCGGAATCTCCGCCCTGCCGGGCAACGGCCGGCGTTCCACGCCTCCTGTCCCGCCCTGAAGGGTTGCCACACCTGGGGCAACACCGAAGCCGAGGCCCTGGCGAACGCGCGGGAAGCCATCGAACTCTACGTTGCCGATCTCCGTGAAACCGGCGAACCGATTCCGGTCGACCCAGAGCGGGGGATCACCGAGATGGATACGCCGGCAGTGGTCGTGAGCGCATGA
- a CDS encoding BrnT family toxin produces MRFVADAEAEHWLLGLRGRVSELDWDAGNRTKNRKHGVEPEDVSALFRGDVYFAGRIVEPAHAELRWLVLGADGSGRPLAVIFTRRGDRVRPISCRPMRRKEKSLYEAAIRKEG; encoded by the coding sequence ATGCGTTTCGTTGCCGACGCGGAGGCCGAGCATTGGCTGCTCGGCCTCCGCGGGCGTGTTTCGGAGCTCGATTGGGATGCTGGCAATCGCACCAAGAACCGGAAGCACGGCGTTGAGCCGGAAGACGTCAGCGCGTTGTTCCGCGGGGACGTGTACTTCGCTGGCCGCATCGTCGAACCCGCGCACGCCGAGTTGCGGTGGCTCGTGCTCGGCGCGGATGGCAGTGGCCGGCCCCTCGCGGTGATCTTCACGCGCCGGGGCGATCGGGTGCGCCCGATCAGCTGCCGGCCCATGCGTCGCAAGGAGAAGTCGCTCTATGAAGCCGCGATCCGCAAAGAAGGCTGA
- a CDS encoding type II toxin-antitoxin system HicA family toxin → MRETLRGITARQLIRALEKDGFVCKRTTGSHRIYRHPDGRRVVIAYHHPGDTFPQGTLRAMIGDADWTDADVERPGLSR, encoded by the coding sequence ATGAGGGAGACGCTCCGGGGTATCACCGCCCGGCAGCTGATCCGCGCTCTCGAGAAGGACGGCTTTGTCTGCAAGCGAACGACCGGAAGCCACCGGATCTACCGCCATCCGGACGGTCGCCGGGTCGTTATTGCCTACCACCATCCGGGCGACACCTTCCCCCAGGGGACCCTGCGGGCCATGATCGGCGATGCGGACTGGACCGACGCCGACGTGGAGAGACCTGGCCTCAGCCGGTGA